The Nocardia arthritidis genome has a window encoding:
- a CDS encoding cytochrome P450 → MTVNTEVRQYPFGEPFRLDMHPLYAKLRSDEPVSRVRLPYGGDGWLVTRYEDVKQVLADPRFSRAITVDREDIPRTSPEPARAGSLLSMDPPEHTRLRKLVAKAFTGRRVELLRPRAQQIVDERLDEIERCGPPADLVRQLALPLPVTVICEMLGIPTEEQHRFRDFSDAVLSTTAYTREQINDARDALEAYLAEVVAQRRERPTDDLMSALVAARDNEDRLSEEELVSLGVTLLVAGHETTANQIANFTYLLLSEREQWELLRGRPDLVPEAVEELLRYVQLGSGGGFARVATEDIELSGVTVRAGEAVFVNTQSANRDERVFEASERLDLTRKINPHLAFGHGVHHCLGAQLARLELQVAIGTLLRRFPELRIAVPIDEVPWKKGLLVRGPVALPVSW, encoded by the coding sequence ATGACCGTGAATACCGAGGTGCGCCAATACCCGTTCGGCGAACCGTTCCGCCTGGATATGCACCCGCTGTACGCGAAACTCCGCAGCGACGAACCGGTTTCCCGGGTGCGGCTGCCCTACGGCGGCGACGGCTGGCTGGTCACCCGCTACGAGGACGTCAAGCAGGTACTCGCCGATCCGCGCTTCAGCCGCGCGATAACCGTTGATCGCGAGGACATTCCGCGCACCAGCCCGGAACCGGCACGGGCCGGATCGCTGCTGAGCATGGATCCGCCGGAACACACCAGGCTGCGCAAACTGGTCGCCAAGGCGTTCACCGGCCGCCGGGTGGAGCTGCTGCGCCCGCGCGCGCAGCAGATCGTCGACGAACGGCTCGATGAGATCGAACGCTGCGGCCCGCCCGCCGATCTGGTGCGCCAGCTCGCGCTGCCGCTGCCGGTCACGGTGATCTGCGAAATGCTCGGCATCCCAACGGAAGAACAGCACCGGTTCCGGGATTTCTCCGACGCCGTGCTCTCCACCACCGCCTACACCCGCGAGCAGATCAACGACGCGCGCGACGCACTGGAGGCCTATCTGGCGGAGGTGGTCGCGCAGCGCCGGGAACGCCCCACCGACGATCTGATGAGCGCCCTGGTCGCCGCCCGTGACAACGAAGATCGGCTCAGCGAGGAGGAATTGGTCAGCCTGGGCGTCACCCTGCTGGTCGCCGGTCACGAAACAACGGCCAACCAGATCGCCAACTTCACCTATCTGCTGCTCTCGGAGCGGGAACAGTGGGAATTGCTGCGCGGCAGACCGGATCTCGTCCCGGAGGCCGTCGAGGAACTGCTGCGCTACGTCCAGCTGGGCTCCGGCGGCGGCTTCGCGAGGGTGGCCACCGAGGACATCGAGCTGAGCGGTGTCACCGTGCGCGCGGGCGAGGCGGTATTCGTCAACACCCAGTCGGCGAACCGCGACGAGCGCGTCTTCGAGGCCTCGGAGCGGCTCGATCTCACCCGGAAGATCAACCCGCACTTGGCATTCGGCCACGGTGTGCACCACTGCCTCGGCGCGCAGCTGGCCCGGCTGGAGTTGCAGGTCGCGATCGGCACCCTGCTGCGCCGGTTCCCGGAGCTACGCATTGCCGTACCGATCGACGAGGTCCCTTGGAAGAAGGGGCTTTTGGTGCGCGGGCCGGTGGCCCTCCCGGTGAGCTGGTAG
- a CDS encoding helix-turn-helix transcriptional regulator gives MTSDAEIGAVAALDDELRRGMYWFIRRARRPVTRDEAAEQVGISRKLAAFHLDKLVDAGLLRARYESVGVRRVGRVPKVYEPAEAEIRVSIPERRYEVLADILMAAVLGETEAGTARDAALRIAAERGRELGGAERRQRKPGRLGAERALTLLQELLAAQGFEPGRLGSGCIRLHNCPFHPLAASEPELVCGLNRAYLTGMLDGLEADAVEAALAPRPGECCVELRPK, from the coding sequence GTGACCAGTGATGCGGAGATCGGCGCCGTCGCCGCGCTCGACGACGAGCTGCGGCGCGGGATGTACTGGTTCATTCGACGGGCGCGGCGTCCGGTGACCCGCGACGAGGCCGCCGAGCAGGTCGGTATCTCCCGCAAGCTCGCCGCGTTCCACCTGGACAAACTGGTCGACGCCGGACTGCTGCGGGCGCGCTACGAATCCGTCGGCGTGCGCCGGGTCGGCCGCGTGCCCAAGGTGTACGAGCCGGCCGAGGCCGAAATCCGGGTCAGCATTCCGGAACGCCGCTACGAGGTGTTGGCCGACATCCTGATGGCCGCCGTACTAGGCGAGACCGAGGCGGGGACCGCGCGGGACGCCGCGCTGCGGATCGCCGCCGAGCGCGGCCGGGAATTGGGTGGCGCCGAACGCAGACAGCGCAAACCCGGCAGGCTCGGCGCGGAACGCGCGCTCACCCTGCTGCAGGAACTGCTCGCCGCACAGGGTTTCGAGCCCGGTCGGCTGGGGTCGGGCTGTATTCGCTTGCACAACTGCCCGTTTCATCCACTCGCCGCATCGGAACCGGAGCTGGTCTGCGGACTGAATCGCGCGTACCTGACCGGCATGCTCGACGGGCTGGAGGCGGATGCGGTGGAGGCCGCGCTCGCCCCACGGCCCGGCGAGTGCTGTGTGGAGCTGCGCCCGAAGTAG
- a CDS encoding TetR/AcrR family transcriptional regulator, producing the protein MSGGNESGRVRDSAATRAALLTAAQGLFAERGFERATVRDIAARAGVNQALLFRYFGSKEELFRAAITEKGRRVLEEGAADGLLARLLARALEPNGTAAQGYWLQAALRSSGHDEGGAAIRRELGDEYVRALSALTDDQDGELYADLLLAWVVGIALMRHVHQREPLASADPATVARHVLRAANRLLPELDTNFPPPERNSGVDETM; encoded by the coding sequence ATGTCCGGAGGAAACGAGTCGGGCCGGGTGCGGGATTCCGCCGCGACCAGAGCGGCGTTGCTGACGGCGGCACAGGGATTGTTCGCCGAACGCGGTTTCGAGCGGGCGACGGTGCGGGATATCGCGGCCCGGGCCGGGGTGAATCAAGCATTGCTGTTTCGCTATTTCGGCAGCAAGGAGGAACTGTTCCGGGCGGCCATCACGGAAAAGGGCAGAAGGGTACTGGAGGAGGGCGCGGCCGACGGTCTGCTCGCCCGGCTGCTCGCCCGCGCCCTGGAGCCGAATGGCACTGCGGCACAGGGGTATTGGCTGCAGGCGGCGCTGCGGTCCAGCGGGCACGACGAGGGCGGCGCCGCGATACGGCGTGAGCTGGGCGACGAGTACGTCCGGGCGCTGTCCGCACTCACCGACGACCAGGATGGCGAGTTGTACGCCGATCTGTTGCTGGCCTGGGTCGTCGGCATCGCGCTGATGCGCCATGTGCACCAGAGGGAGCCGCTCGCCAGCGCCGATCCCGCGACGGTTGCCCGGCATGTGCTGCGCGCCGCCAATCGGCTGCTCCCCGAGCTCGATACGAATTTTCCACCGCCCGAACGGAATTCAGGCGTTGACGAGACAATGTGA
- a CDS encoding SCO2523 family variant P-loop protein — protein sequence MLVFSTSDKGGTGRSVTSCNIAYRLSVRGRNVAYLDFDFGSPTAGALFEITRVDRGTSNSDGMHSYLHGENSSIGACNVRVETSRDELRAPRHPYKLMLYPGDRGGAEFKTVDDEMVKRCVELLVTCEQEFDVTIVDLSAGRSVALEIVLRATARSQLRDAVTRWLVFHRWTRQHIVAANGLVHGPFGLLQTGAECGHEPSPLLGSLRYVRTAVPSMSESAPTGRGAQWAWLRKQNEALKQLASANLIGPTVLLGATPMEPVLQWREQVILDTDVTKKIANNETVQAFQELADKLVDPAMWERL from the coding sequence ATGCTCGTATTCTCGACATCGGACAAGGGTGGCACCGGCCGTTCGGTGACCAGTTGCAATATCGCGTACCGGCTGAGCGTCCGGGGCCGCAATGTCGCATATCTGGATTTCGATTTCGGATCTCCCACGGCGGGTGCGCTTTTCGAGATCACCCGGGTGGATCGCGGCACCTCGAACAGCGACGGGATGCACTCCTATCTGCACGGCGAGAACAGCTCGATCGGTGCGTGCAATGTGCGTGTCGAGACCAGCCGGGACGAACTGCGCGCGCCCCGGCACCCGTACAAACTCATGCTGTATCCGGGCGATCGCGGCGGCGCCGAATTCAAGACGGTGGACGACGAGATGGTCAAGCGGTGCGTGGAACTGCTGGTGACCTGTGAACAGGAATTCGACGTCACCATAGTGGATCTCAGCGCGGGGCGGTCGGTGGCGCTGGAGATCGTATTGCGGGCGACGGCCCGGTCCCAGCTGCGCGACGCGGTGACCCGCTGGCTGGTTTTCCATCGCTGGACGCGCCAGCACATCGTCGCCGCGAACGGTTTGGTGCACGGACCGTTCGGGCTGCTGCAGACCGGCGCGGAATGCGGGCACGAGCCGAGTCCGCTGCTCGGTTCGCTGCGCTATGTGCGGACCGCGGTGCCGTCCATGAGCGAGTCGGCGCCCACCGGTCGCGGCGCGCAGTGGGCCTGGCTGCGAAAGCAGAACGAGGCGCTCAAACAGCTCGCCTCGGCCAATCTGATCGGACCGACCGTATTGCTCGGCGCGACGCCGATGGAACCGGTACTGCAATGGCGCGAGCAGGTGATCCTGGATACCGATGTCACCAAGAAAATAGCCAATAACGAGACGGTGCAAGCCTTCCAGGAATTGGCCGACAAACTTGTCGACCCGGCGATGTGGGAGAGGCTCTGA
- a CDS encoding SCO2522 family protein, with the protein METETAYSEVTEQVRASGVKFSHLSIETGHFYMKDMTNGRDRIRAQFRKVARLVKLYTEAAAEELELPEARVSTCFLIDDYFGPNTDPTEIIEKLLDAADECDLRIDYLVREAGCWETPLYHNGAPTGQQIELARMVASRLVAEPLEDTTGRRPPDVESGWLCNGRRSSDHDSIQAMRVPEYRPPVEYGSREHSIFLDVEMWKKEIGKGGEEHIRWSCPFLAAVWQLLRLGMIRYKGEEVVQPYKWQPGDIWPEQWWEMPSVVQLNPHAKPFAAYRAVSILPQEYLKIENAVRVILDHIDLDPDVVDLTVERGRRERLVIPREVSRRLSHVILDDVAKYRVDMLPDGA; encoded by the coding sequence ATGGAAACCGAGACCGCATACAGTGAGGTCACCGAACAGGTACGGGCCTCCGGCGTCAAGTTCTCGCATCTGTCCATCGAAACCGGTCATTTCTATATGAAGGATATGACCAACGGCCGGGACCGGATTCGCGCCCAATTCCGCAAGGTCGCCCGGCTGGTGAAGCTGTATACCGAGGCGGCGGCCGAGGAGCTGGAGCTGCCCGAGGCGCGGGTGAGCACCTGCTTCCTGATCGACGATTATTTCGGCCCGAATACCGACCCCACCGAGATCATCGAGAAATTGCTGGACGCGGCCGACGAATGCGATCTGCGCATCGATTACCTCGTGCGCGAGGCGGGTTGCTGGGAAACCCCGCTGTACCACAACGGCGCGCCGACCGGGCAGCAGATCGAGTTGGCGCGCATGGTCGCGTCCCGATTGGTGGCCGAGCCGTTGGAGGATACGACCGGGCGACGCCCGCCCGATGTCGAGTCCGGCTGGCTGTGCAACGGCCGCCGATCCTCCGACCACGATTCGATCCAGGCGATGCGGGTGCCGGAATACCGGCCGCCGGTCGAATACGGGAGCCGGGAGCATTCCATATTTCTCGACGTGGAAATGTGGAAGAAGGAGATCGGCAAGGGTGGTGAGGAGCATATCCGCTGGTCCTGCCCTTTTCTCGCCGCGGTATGGCAGCTGTTGCGATTGGGTATGATCCGCTACAAGGGCGAGGAAGTGGTTCAGCCCTATAAATGGCAGCCGGGCGATATCTGGCCGGAGCAGTGGTGGGAAATGCCTTCGGTGGTGCAGCTGAATCCGCATGCCAAACCGTTCGCGGCGTATCGCGCGGTATCCATTCTGCCGCAGGAATACCTCAAGATCGAGAACGCGGTCCGGGTGATCCTCGATCACATCGACCTCGACCCGGATGTGGTGGATTTGACGGTCGAGCGCGGGCGTCGCGAGCGGTTGGTGATTCCGCGAGAGGTCTCCCGCCGACTGTCACACGTAATTCTGGACGATGTGGCGAAATATCGCGTCGATATGCTGCCGGACGGAGCATGA
- a CDS encoding dihydrodipicolinate synthase family protein, producing MSESGKPWHGVIVATTLPFAADYSVDYDAYAEHVRWLTDNGCHGVSPNGSLGEYQTLSDEERARVVTTAVAAAPASCTVMPGIAAYGALQARRWAEQAGEAGAKAVMLLPPNAYRGGREVVIDHYRRVAEVGLPIVAYNNPIDTRIDLTPEILAELHGEGLIVGVKEFSGDVRRIYETHELAPDLDVLIGSDDVVVELGIAGAVGWVAGYTNALPRATVELYNAAINRDLDKALPLYRDLHKLLRWDSKTEFVHAIKLAMDLAGRTGGACRPPRVPLAPELAAKITAATRDVLAKGYR from the coding sequence ATGTCGGAATCGGGCAAGCCCTGGCACGGCGTCATCGTGGCGACCACGCTGCCGTTCGCGGCGGACTACTCGGTCGACTACGACGCATACGCCGAGCACGTGCGCTGGCTGACCGACAACGGCTGCCACGGTGTGAGCCCGAACGGTTCGCTCGGCGAGTACCAGACCCTCAGCGATGAGGAGCGGGCGCGGGTGGTCACCACCGCCGTCGCCGCCGCGCCCGCGAGCTGCACCGTCATGCCCGGTATCGCCGCATACGGTGCGCTGCAGGCGCGCCGGTGGGCCGAGCAGGCAGGCGAGGCCGGGGCCAAGGCGGTAATGCTGTTGCCGCCCAACGCCTATCGCGGTGGACGCGAGGTCGTCATCGACCATTACCGCCGGGTCGCCGAGGTCGGCCTGCCGATCGTCGCCTACAACAACCCGATCGACACCCGCATCGATCTGACACCCGAAATCCTCGCCGAACTGCACGGTGAGGGCCTCATCGTCGGCGTCAAGGAATTCTCCGGCGATGTCCGGCGCATCTACGAAACCCATGAGCTCGCACCGGATCTGGACGTGCTGATCGGATCCGACGACGTGGTCGTCGAACTCGGCATCGCGGGCGCGGTCGGTTGGGTGGCCGGCTACACCAACGCACTGCCCCGCGCGACCGTCGAGCTGTACAACGCCGCCATCAATCGCGACCTGGACAAGGCCCTTCCGCTGTACCGCGACCTGCACAAACTGCTGCGCTGGGATTCCAAGACCGAATTCGTGCACGCCATCAAGCTGGCGATGGATCTGGCCGGGCGCACCGGCGGCGCGTGCCGCCCGCCGCGGGTGCCGCTCGCGCCGGAACTGGCCGCGAAGATCACCGCCGCCACCCGCGACGTGCTCGCGAAGGGCTACCGGTAA
- a CDS encoding SCO2521 family protein, with translation MAAAARNAAETPKPAATPVAAFGEIHTCVLPSSNVLDNSAVLELLGTVKPGAAMTSRERPVPLVISPNRVEGIDCDLTQSSGKVVHAIGTVLARVVVVGGRVLQSSAQTRVAPAAERTRQPWSHYMGRPGTIEAVTKLGADAGARLTDGYLRTDNPDRPDPAVVNSRLDLAAIGWRLLKLIRVDDRLDQQVRLRAATTRLRWAVEVAAEPEQRPRFGFRLDNETLRSVRLIVAEEDIAAAQRFCEDLAVHDWLLTTIGQVADRFDPANHEAATLLAPVLEQLVPLWMPGAHTPPRLREAWADLESDPGFTRQWTARVGQLRDRIATATLEALRNSRISNDW, from the coding sequence ATGGCCGCTGCCGCGCGCAATGCGGCCGAAACCCCGAAACCGGCCGCGACACCGGTGGCCGCATTCGGCGAGATACACACCTGCGTGCTGCCCTCGTCGAATGTGCTCGACAACTCGGCGGTGCTCGAACTGCTCGGCACGGTGAAGCCCGGCGCCGCCATGACATCGCGGGAACGTCCGGTGCCGCTTGTTATTTCACCGAATCGGGTGGAGGGCATCGACTGTGACCTGACCCAGTCGTCCGGCAAGGTGGTGCACGCCATCGGCACGGTGCTCGCGCGCGTGGTCGTGGTCGGCGGCCGGGTACTGCAGAGCTCCGCGCAGACTCGCGTCGCACCCGCCGCCGAGCGGACCCGTCAACCGTGGTCGCACTATATGGGCAGGCCGGGGACCATCGAGGCGGTGACCAAACTCGGCGCCGACGCGGGCGCCCGGCTGACCGACGGCTACCTGCGCACGGACAATCCGGATCGCCCCGATCCGGCCGTCGTCAACAGCAGGCTCGATCTGGCCGCCATCGGCTGGCGGCTGCTGAAGCTGATCCGGGTGGACGACCGGCTCGATCAGCAGGTGCGGTTGCGCGCCGCGACCACCCGGCTGCGCTGGGCCGTCGAGGTCGCGGCCGAACCGGAACAGCGGCCGCGCTTCGGTTTTCGGCTCGACAACGAGACCCTGCGCTCGGTCCGGCTCATCGTCGCCGAGGAGGATATCGCCGCCGCACAGCGCTTCTGTGAGGATCTGGCCGTCCACGACTGGCTGCTGACCACCATCGGACAGGTGGCCGACCGATTCGACCCGGCCAACCACGAGGCCGCGACATTGCTCGCTCCTGTACTGGAACAGCTTGTGCCACTGTGGATGCCGGGTGCGCACACGCCGCCCCGGCTGCGCGAGGCGTGGGCGGATCTGGAATCCGATCCCGGATTCACCCGGCAGTGGACCGCGCGCGTCGGGCAGCTGCGCGACCGGATCGCGACCGCGACACTGGAGGCGCTGCGCAATTCGCGGATCAGCAACGACTGGTGA
- a CDS encoding aldehyde dehydrogenase family protein, which yields MTRTEIDAVPDTTPEQVAELVAAAAAAATPWAATDLAVRADVLERIAARLDATDELIALAAAETRLPEPSLTRELTRTSFQLRLFAQVVTDGGFLDVRIDPADPQWPMGVPRPDLRRMNVPLGPVVNFAASNFPFAFSVAGGDTASALAAGCPVIVKANPGHPRLSRAVGRIVGEVIAECGAPAGTFGMVFGRDAGVGVLTHPSIAAAAFTGSTAGGRALFDLACRRPRPIPFYGELGSVNPVFVTADAARARADEIASGLLASVSFNAGQLCTKPNLVVVPEDSPLLAALAAAGPVPAGDLLNEAIERGFAESVARVRGHSEVAVLSGGPGQVSLLTTTARAVLADSAIVHEMFGPATLVVTYRDNGELLELAEALDGQLTVSIFGDAADDTAAALLTAATAAAGRVLWNSWPTGVSVTYAQQHGGPYPATTAPTTTSVGTAAISRFLRPVVYQSVPDALLPPPLRDENPLGIPRSVNGTRPQ from the coding sequence ATGACCCGCACCGAAATCGACGCGGTTCCGGATACGACGCCGGAACAGGTGGCCGAACTTGTCGCCGCGGCCGCGGCCGCCGCGACACCATGGGCCGCAACGGATCTGGCAGTCCGGGCGGATGTGCTCGAACGCATCGCCGCCCGGCTCGACGCGACGGACGAACTCATCGCGCTCGCCGCCGCCGAAACCCGTTTGCCCGAGCCGAGTTTGACCCGCGAACTCACCAGGACCAGCTTCCAGCTGCGACTGTTCGCACAGGTCGTGACGGACGGCGGCTTCCTGGACGTGCGGATCGACCCGGCGGATCCGCAGTGGCCCATGGGTGTGCCGCGGCCGGATCTGCGGCGGATGAATGTGCCGCTCGGTCCGGTGGTCAACTTCGCGGCCAGCAACTTCCCGTTCGCGTTCTCCGTCGCGGGTGGGGATACCGCATCGGCGCTGGCGGCGGGCTGTCCGGTGATCGTGAAGGCGAATCCGGGGCATCCGCGGCTATCTCGTGCGGTCGGCCGGATCGTCGGCGAGGTGATCGCTGAATGCGGCGCTCCCGCAGGGACCTTCGGCATGGTCTTCGGTCGCGATGCCGGGGTCGGGGTGCTCACCCATCCGTCGATCGCGGCCGCGGCGTTCACCGGATCGACCGCGGGCGGGCGGGCGCTGTTCGACCTGGCGTGCCGACGGCCGAGGCCCATACCGTTCTACGGCGAACTCGGCTCGGTCAACCCGGTATTCGTCACCGCCGACGCGGCGCGCGCACGGGCGGATGAAATCGCTTCCGGGCTGCTCGCCTCGGTGTCCTTCAATGCCGGGCAGCTGTGCACCAAGCCGAACCTCGTTGTCGTGCCGGAGGATTCACCGCTGTTGGCCGCGCTTGCCGCCGCCGGTCCCGTCCCGGCGGGCGACTTGCTCAACGAGGCGATCGAGCGCGGATTCGCCGAATCCGTCGCGCGGGTGCGCGGCCACTCCGAGGTCGCGGTGCTCAGCGGTGGTCCCGGCCAGGTTTCCCTGCTGACCACCACCGCCCGCGCGGTACTCGCCGATAGCGCGATCGTGCACGAAATGTTCGGCCCGGCAACGCTTGTCGTCACCTATCGGGACAACGGCGAGCTGCTCGAACTGGCCGAAGCACTCGACGGACAGCTGACGGTGTCGATCTTCGGCGACGCGGCCGACGACACCGCCGCCGCGCTGCTCACCGCCGCAACCGCGGCGGCGGGCCGAGTGCTTTGGAACAGCTGGCCGACCGGTGTCTCGGTGACATACGCGCAGCAGCACGGCGGTCCGTACCCGGCCACCACCGCGCCGACCACGACTTCGGTTGGCACCGCGGCGATCTCCCGCTTTCTCCGGCCGGTGGTCTACCAGTCGGTGCCCGACGCG
- a CDS encoding ferredoxin, whose translation MTQQQWRIEVDRGTCIGSGMCTGIAPDHFTLVDGRSAPISQTPDDAVLDAAESCPVEAILVRAAESGAILAPQQ comes from the coding sequence ATGACGCAGCAACAGTGGCGAATCGAGGTCGATCGCGGCACCTGCATCGGCTCGGGAATGTGCACCGGAATCGCCCCGGATCACTTCACCCTGGTGGACGGGCGATCCGCGCCCATCTCGCAGACCCCGGACGACGCCGTACTCGACGCCGCCGAATCATGCCCCGTCGAGGCGATATTGGTGCGCGCCGCAGAGTCCGGCGCCATCCTCGCACCGCAGCAGTAA
- a CDS encoding DUF2231 domain-containing protein: MTIDPQQAKRPVSVLLAGPYGHPFHPIFVTVPIGAWVASFVFDLASQWVDDPAFLAKGALWLIAIGVLGALAAATVGFLDLLAIPTGTTAFRTGLLHMSLNLAVVVAFAIDFLWRRAGGGPHGAVPIGPIILSAISLVALSISGYLGGKLAYRFGVRVADEATQADGFQH, encoded by the coding sequence GTGACCATCGATCCACAACAGGCCAAGCGTCCGGTGAGCGTCCTGCTCGCCGGACCGTACGGGCATCCGTTCCACCCGATATTCGTCACCGTGCCGATCGGCGCCTGGGTGGCGAGCTTCGTATTCGACCTCGCATCCCAGTGGGTCGACGACCCGGCCTTCCTGGCCAAGGGTGCGCTGTGGCTGATCGCCATCGGCGTACTCGGCGCACTGGCCGCGGCCACCGTCGGATTTCTCGATCTACTCGCAATACCAACGGGCACAACGGCATTCCGCACCGGACTGCTGCACATGAGCCTCAACCTCGCGGTCGTCGTCGCCTTCGCGATCGACTTCCTGTGGCGGCGCGCGGGCGGCGGCCCACACGGCGCCGTGCCGATCGGGCCGATCATTCTCTCGGCGATATCGCTTGTCGCCCTGAGTATTTCCGGCTATCTGGGCGGAAAGCTGGCCTACCGCTTCGGCGTTCGAGTGGCCGACGAGGCGACACAGGCCGACGGATTTCAGCACTGA
- a CDS encoding SCO2524 family protein, producing the protein MRIQPRRQILDVWRSLLRACYRDGKWNWGGRDGSNSISDAEQLLCLLYPATEVSSFNIVNPDDIPDDVLAVLAPLGRGGRVVVTLLDIFEDYLNRYTSVPDGRPIFSGGSYLRSGDQIPVTDVQRELDVVDSYSMSLTLCLAGLKLLRGFRRWVVGQELRDLEKRIIELDARTSARLTAAMTGLVRSFVINTVEPDSETGRIMLTMFNQTGASMEAVAQGVTKRLERVRGRLSRDITLSRTPDVDLRSEGFLFECGWSWGIAQQAPSSEEVVDVPIATQPGYAVGRPYVYFTVIALDGINDLTSARTRELDLLNADQRRLADALQLRGDLAQRYWSSMARYGEGRWPLEDIPWRTSDGEESDYFSLCVSAVLIQDLINREASDDDLTRATPVFDELARRGRIIRRVTENDTARDLHIPGVRLSLVGSETVDGGPQLRWNASDFAPVLLKRTLQAARLSGTLTTRDRLLELAQSAMDHLERRAFPDGPAMGLWDDAERVFTVRRPTGDEEPPRTSRGNGNGGPSWYLTERVIECLVVADTSYREPPLRSSTSAMRALELLHEAEHLLNQQYLELSEKDNSPNRTALEHVEQQLQRARKLLDERPGTAHSLCAEAMRELDELDFAGLDAMRNG; encoded by the coding sequence ATGAGAATCCAACCGAGACGGCAGATCCTGGATGTCTGGCGTTCCCTGCTGCGGGCGTGCTATCGCGACGGCAAGTGGAACTGGGGCGGTCGCGATGGCTCCAACTCCATCAGCGACGCGGAGCAACTGCTCTGCCTGCTCTACCCGGCCACCGAGGTCAGCAGCTTCAACATAGTCAACCCGGACGATATCCCCGACGACGTGCTCGCGGTGCTCGCGCCGCTCGGGCGCGGCGGCCGGGTGGTTGTGACGCTGCTCGACATATTCGAGGACTATCTCAACAGGTACACCAGCGTCCCGGACGGACGGCCGATCTTTTCCGGCGGCAGCTATCTTCGCTCCGGCGACCAGATCCCGGTGACCGACGTGCAACGCGAACTCGACGTCGTCGATTCCTATTCCATGTCGCTGACGCTGTGCCTGGCCGGACTCAAACTGTTGCGCGGTTTCCGCCGCTGGGTGGTCGGGCAAGAGCTGCGGGATCTGGAAAAACGAATCATCGAGCTGGATGCGCGAACCAGCGCCAGGCTCACCGCCGCCATGACCGGTCTGGTCCGCAGCTTCGTGATCAATACCGTTGAGCCGGACTCGGAAACCGGCCGGATCATGCTGACCATGTTCAACCAGACCGGCGCATCGATGGAGGCGGTCGCGCAGGGTGTGACCAAGCGGCTGGAACGGGTCCGCGGCCGGCTGAGCCGAGACATCACCCTCAGCCGGACGCCCGATGTCGACCTCAGAAGTGAGGGTTTCCTGTTCGAATGCGGCTGGAGCTGGGGAATCGCCCAGCAGGCTCCCTCGTCGGAGGAGGTCGTCGACGTGCCGATCGCGACCCAGCCGGGTTATGCGGTCGGACGGCCCTACGTGTATTTCACCGTGATCGCCCTCGACGGCATCAACGACCTGACCTCCGCCCGCACCCGCGAACTCGACCTGCTCAATGCCGATCAGCGCCGACTGGCCGACGCGCTACAGCTGCGCGGTGATCTGGCGCAGCGCTATTGGTCATCGATGGCGCGCTACGGCGAGGGCCGGTGGCCGCTGGAGGATATTCCATGGCGCACCTCCGACGGTGAGGAATCCGACTACTTCAGTCTCTGCGTCTCCGCGGTACTGATCCAGGACCTGATCAACCGGGAAGCCAGCGACGACGATCTCACAAGGGCCACACCGGTTTTCGACGAGTTGGCCCGGCGCGGCCGGATCATCCGCCGGGTGACCGAGAACGATACCGCGCGCGATCTGCACATCCCTGGCGTGCGGCTCTCGTTGGTAGGCAGCGAAACTGTCGACGGCGGCCCGCAATTGCGTTGGAACGCCTCGGATTTCGCGCCGGTGCTGTTGAAACGGACCTTGCAGGCGGCGCGACTGTCGGGCACGCTCACCACCCGCGACCGACTTCTGGAACTTGCCCAGTCGGCGATGGATCACCTGGAACGACGGGCTTTCCCGGACGGTCCGGCCATGGGACTGTGGGACGATGCGGAACGGGTTTTCACGGTCCGGCGCCCGACCGGTGACGAGGAGCCGCCGCGAACCTCGCGCGGCAACGGAAACGGCGGGCCCTCATGGTATTTGACCGAGCGCGTCATCGAATGCCTCGTCGTGGCGGATACGAGCTACCGGGAGCCGCCGCTGCGGTCGTCCACCTCGGCCATGCGGGCGCTGGAGCTGTTGCACGAGGCCGAGCATCTGCTGAACCAGCAGTATCTCGAGCTCAGCGAAAAAGACAATTCACCGAACCGCACCGCGCTGGAACATGTCGAACAACAATTACAACGTGCCAGGAAACTGCTCGACGAGCGGCCCGGCACCGCACACAGCCTGTGCGCGGAGGCGATGCGTGAGTTGGATGAGCTGGATTTCGCCGGTCTCGACGCCATGAGGAATGGGTAA